One stretch of Hymenobacter chitinivorans DSM 11115 DNA includes these proteins:
- a CDS encoding M1 family metallopeptidase: protein MLTPDPHSYARPAQVQVRHLELDLQVDFSSRTLRGQATWQLTNHTGATELWLDARTLLIDAVHLDGPSGPATDFELGANDPVLGQPLRITVRPNTTVVSIRYRTAPEAAALQWLTPEQTAGREQPFLFTQSQAILARTWIPCQDSPGVRFTYEARVQVPAHLLALMSAENPQQLDPRGTYSFRMEQPIPSYLMALAVGNVEFQSLSTRTGLYAEPATLPSATHEFEDLEKMVAAAEELYGPYRWDRYDLLVLPPSFPFGGMENPRLTFVTPTILAGDRSLTSLVAHELAHSWSGNLVTNATWNDFWLNEGFTVYFERRIMERLYGSSYADMLQVLGHTGLLHTVEELGATSKDTHLHLDLAGRDPDEGLNEIAYEKGDYLLLTLEKLVGRPKLDTFIKEYFARFSFQSMDTVSFVTYLRRELLDQQPGLEEQLQLDDWINGPGIPAGAPPVSSERFAAVEAALQTWQHGTPAASLPTDQWSSHEWVHFLHGLPKSLSVEQLAELDAAFGFTQSGNAEILAAWFPLALAAGYAPAGEATEKFLTTVGRRKFLVPIYKALLAAPGGRTRAQRIYAQARANYHSVATSTFDTMVGQTA from the coding sequence ATGCTTACTCCCGACCCGCATAGCTACGCCCGCCCGGCCCAGGTGCAGGTGCGTCACCTGGAACTCGACCTGCAGGTTGACTTTTCCTCCCGCACCCTGCGGGGCCAGGCTACTTGGCAGCTCACCAACCACACCGGCGCCACCGAGCTCTGGCTCGATGCCCGCACCCTGCTCATTGACGCCGTGCACCTAGACGGCCCAAGTGGACCGGCTACCGATTTTGAGCTGGGCGCCAACGACCCGGTGCTGGGTCAGCCCCTGCGCATCACGGTGCGGCCCAACACGACCGTAGTCAGCATTCGGTACCGCACCGCCCCCGAAGCGGCGGCCCTGCAGTGGCTGACGCCCGAGCAAACGGCCGGCCGGGAACAGCCGTTTCTCTTTACCCAGTCGCAGGCAATTCTGGCCCGCACCTGGATTCCGTGCCAGGACTCGCCCGGGGTGCGCTTCACCTACGAGGCCCGGGTGCAGGTGCCGGCTCATCTGCTGGCTCTCATGAGCGCCGAGAACCCCCAGCAGCTCGACCCGCGCGGCACGTACTCTTTCCGGATGGAGCAGCCCATTCCCTCCTACCTCATGGCCCTGGCCGTGGGCAACGTGGAGTTTCAGTCCCTGAGTACCCGCACCGGTCTTTACGCCGAGCCCGCTACCCTGCCCAGCGCCACCCACGAGTTTGAGGACCTGGAAAAAATGGTGGCCGCCGCCGAGGAGCTCTACGGCCCCTACCGCTGGGACCGGTACGATTTGCTGGTACTACCGCCGAGCTTCCCATTTGGGGGCATGGAAAACCCACGTTTAACATTTGTAACTCCCACGATTCTGGCCGGCGACCGGAGCCTAACCAGCCTGGTGGCCCACGAGCTGGCCCACTCCTGGTCGGGCAACCTGGTGACCAACGCTACCTGGAACGACTTCTGGCTAAACGAAGGCTTCACCGTGTACTTCGAGCGCCGCATTATGGAGCGCCTCTACGGCAGCTCCTACGCCGACATGCTGCAGGTGCTGGGCCACACCGGCCTGCTGCACACCGTGGAAGAGCTCGGCGCGACCAGCAAAGACACCCACCTCCACCTCGACCTGGCCGGGCGGGACCCCGACGAGGGCCTCAATGAAATTGCCTACGAAAAGGGCGACTACCTGCTGCTGACCCTGGAAAAACTGGTGGGCCGCCCCAAGCTGGACACCTTTATTAAGGAATATTTCGCCCGCTTCAGCTTTCAGTCGATGGATACGGTTTCCTTCGTGACCTACCTGCGGCGGGAACTGCTCGACCAGCAGCCCGGTCTGGAAGAGCAGCTGCAGCTCGACGACTGGATCAACGGCCCGGGTATTCCGGCCGGGGCCCCGCCAGTTTCGTCGGAACGGTTTGCGGCGGTAGAAGCAGCTTTGCAGACGTGGCAGCACGGAACTCCGGCCGCCTCCCTGCCCACGGATCAGTGGAGCTCCCACGAATGGGTCCACTTTCTGCACGGCTTACCCAAAAGTTTGTCGGTGGAGCAGCTGGCTGAACTGGACGCGGCCTTCGGCTTTACCCAGTCGGGTAACGCGGAAATTCTGGCGGCCTGGTTTCCGCTGGCCCTGGCCGCGGGCTACGCCCCCGCCGGCGAAGCCACGGAAAAATTTCTGACCACCGTGGGCCGGCGTAAATTCCTGGTGCCAATTTATAAAGCCCTGCTGGCGGCCCCGGGCGGCCGGACGCGGGCCCAGCGTATTTACGCCCAGGCCCGGGCCAATTATCATTCCGTCGCCACCAGTACTTTCGATACAATGGTGGGCCAAACGGCTTAA
- a CDS encoding cyanophycinase → MKAPKPLGKLIAIGGNEDKGTYPNPRTKKKYYLNFFELGILKRVVTESGKTNPRIEVITTASMIPEEVAKIYVSSFAMLNCMNVGILDIRTPEDAQQPEYLARLLEADIVMMSGGNQSRLKMMFGESEFLDRMTARYYNEPNFVIAGTSAGAMAMSHIMIMGGSVPDALMKGAVKIGTGLSLNRSVVIDSHFVKRGRFGRLMEAVALHPKLIGIGLGEDTGVLITEGNLIETIGSNLVIIMDGHNLQHNNAAAAKKGMALSMENMTLHVLAKGNTYDIENRKFYADKTAYAPVLTVSPEPTPETATAAQTATA, encoded by the coding sequence TTGAAAGCACCTAAACCTCTCGGGAAGTTAATTGCCATTGGAGGCAATGAAGATAAAGGCACCTACCCCAACCCGCGCACCAAGAAAAAATACTACCTCAACTTCTTTGAGCTCGGTATTTTGAAGCGCGTCGTGACGGAGTCGGGCAAAACCAATCCGCGCATCGAGGTCATCACCACGGCCTCCATGATTCCGGAGGAAGTCGCCAAGATTTACGTGTCCTCGTTTGCCATGCTCAACTGCATGAACGTGGGCATCCTCGACATCCGGACGCCGGAAGACGCGCAGCAGCCCGAGTACCTGGCCCGCCTGCTCGAAGCCGACATCGTGATGATGAGCGGCGGCAACCAGTCGCGCCTGAAAATGATGTTCGGGGAAAGTGAGTTTCTGGACCGGATGACGGCCCGCTACTACAACGAACCCAACTTCGTCATTGCCGGTACCAGCGCCGGGGCCATGGCCATGTCCCACATCATGATTATGGGCGGCAGCGTACCGGATGCGCTGATGAAGGGCGCCGTAAAAATCGGAACCGGCCTGAGTCTGAACCGCAGCGTAGTAATCGACTCGCACTTCGTGAAGCGGGGCCGCTTCGGCCGCCTCATGGAAGCCGTGGCCCTGCACCCCAAGCTGATTGGTATCGGCCTGGGCGAAGACACCGGGGTGCTCATCACCGAAGGCAACCTGATTGAAACCATCGGCTCCAACCTGGTTATTATCATGGACGGCCACAACCTGCAGCACAACAACGCGGCGGCCGCCAAAAAAGGCATGGCCCTCTCGATGGAAAACATGACCCTGCACGTGCTGGCCAAGGGCAATACCTACGACATTGAGAACCGGAAGTTCTACGCCGACAAAACGGCCTACGCGCCGGTCCTTACCGTGTCGCCGGAACCGACGCCCGAAACGGCTACTGCCGCCCAGACCGCCACGGCCTAG
- a CDS encoding isoaspartyl peptidase/L-asparaginase family protein, which translates to MDFPFALALHGGAGTISRTLMSAEAEHNYRQALQAALETGYDVLRHGGAALDAVEAAVISLEDCPLFNAGRGAVFTHEGHHEMDASLMDGRNRAAGAVTGARHIQNPIRAARLVMDKTEHVLLAYPGNEELAREFGLAMQPTEYFFTQHRFDQLQEALAEGRMRLDHSQAVQAPLEEPVAFVDEDPKKKMGTVGAVARDQHGNLAAATSTGGMTNKRYSRIGDSPIIGSGTFADNRTCAISCTGHGEFFLRAVVAHDISCLMEYRGLSLAEACRVVVHDKLAPVGGEGGLVAVDSFGNVALPFNSDGMYRASLSSTGSLYVGIYKD; encoded by the coding sequence ATGGATTTTCCTTTTGCTTTGGCCTTGCACGGCGGTGCCGGAACCATCTCCCGCACCCTGATGTCGGCCGAAGCCGAGCACAACTACCGCCAGGCTCTGCAGGCCGCCCTGGAAACTGGCTATGACGTGCTGCGCCACGGCGGGGCGGCCCTCGATGCGGTAGAAGCCGCCGTCATCAGCCTCGAAGACTGCCCCTTGTTTAATGCCGGCCGTGGGGCGGTGTTTACCCACGAGGGCCACCACGAAATGGATGCTTCCCTGATGGACGGCCGCAACCGCGCCGCCGGCGCCGTGACCGGGGCCCGCCACATTCAGAACCCGATTCGGGCGGCCCGGTTGGTGATGGACAAAACCGAGCACGTGCTGCTGGCTTACCCCGGCAACGAGGAACTGGCCCGGGAGTTTGGCCTCGCAATGCAGCCCACCGAGTACTTTTTCACCCAGCACCGCTTCGACCAGCTCCAGGAAGCCCTGGCCGAAGGCCGCATGCGCCTCGACCACAGCCAAGCCGTGCAGGCCCCGCTGGAAGAGCCCGTGGCTTTCGTGGATGAAGACCCCAAGAAAAAGATGGGCACCGTGGGCGCCGTAGCCCGCGACCAGCACGGCAACCTGGCCGCCGCGACCAGCACCGGCGGCATGACCAACAAGCGCTACTCCCGCATCGGCGACTCGCCCATCATCGGCTCGGGCACGTTTGCCGACAACCGCACCTGCGCCATCAGCTGCACCGGGCACGGCGAGTTTTTCCTGCGCGCCGTGGTGGCCCACGATATTTCCTGCCTGATGGAATACCGCGGCCTGAGCTTGGCCGAAGCCTGCCGCGTCGTGGTGCACGACAAGCTGGCACCCGTGGGCGGTGAAGGGGGCCTGGTAGCTGTCGACAGCTTCGGCAATGTAGCGCTGCCCTTTAACTCCGACGGCATGTACCGCGCCAGCCTCAGTTCCACCGGCTCTCTGTACGTAGGCATTTACAAGGACTAG
- a CDS encoding DUF3127 domain-containing protein produces MAYDATGRLHEIFDEQQVSEKFRKREFVLEVQDGQYPEHIKFQLVQDKTALIDSFKVGDEVKVTFNLRGRGFNKNGQMLYFTNLEAWRIEAGTGGGAPAGGGYNQQAAPRAAAPAQNQNPNLRAAPAAPIAGDDDNDLPF; encoded by the coding sequence ATGGCTTACGACGCTACCGGCCGCCTGCACGAGATTTTTGACGAACAGCAGGTGAGTGAGAAATTCCGCAAGCGCGAATTTGTGCTGGAAGTTCAGGATGGCCAGTACCCTGAGCATATCAAGTTCCAGTTGGTTCAAGATAAAACGGCCCTCATCGACTCCTTCAAAGTTGGCGACGAGGTAAAAGTTACCTTCAACCTGCGGGGCCGCGGCTTCAACAAGAACGGCCAGATGCTGTATTTCACCAACCTGGAAGCCTGGCGCATTGAGGCCGGCACGGGTGGCGGGGCTCCCGCCGGCGGTGGTTACAACCAGCAGGCTGCTCCCCGCGCTGCTGCTCCCGCTCAGAATCAGAACCCGAACCTGCGCGCTGCTCCCGCCGCGCCCATCGCCGGCGACGACGACAACGACCTGCCCTTCTAA
- a CDS encoding SDR family oxidoreductase, producing the protein MAALADSHSLNGKNILITGASGGIGQVTARELARRGAHLILVCRNPDKAEQTKALIQQVSPASAPDVLLCDLSRLSEVRTLAAEIAKRYATLDVLINNAGILPGPLTITDEGHELSWVTNHLAPFLLTNLLLPLLDAAGQARIINVASEAHWLGEIEPAQTFRNAPDKYSSFTAYCDSKLANILFTSELAHRLELTGITANCLHPGIVDTGLVNPGSSRVLKLLWKLARPLMVTAEVGAKTSIFLATDPKVASVSGRYFKNSKPARTSSTAQNRAEASRLWRISEEEAGLE; encoded by the coding sequence ATGGCTGCGCTTGCTGATTCCCATTCCCTGAATGGAAAAAATATTCTCATTACCGGCGCCTCGGGTGGTATCGGTCAGGTGACGGCCCGGGAGCTGGCCCGGCGCGGTGCCCACCTCATCCTGGTGTGCCGCAACCCCGACAAGGCCGAGCAAACCAAAGCCCTGATTCAGCAGGTCAGTCCCGCGAGTGCACCCGACGTGCTGCTCTGCGACTTGTCGCGGCTGAGCGAGGTGCGGACCTTGGCGGCGGAAATTGCCAAGCGCTATGCCACGCTCGACGTGCTCATCAACAACGCCGGCATCCTGCCCGGGCCCCTGACCATTACTGACGAAGGCCACGAGCTGAGCTGGGTTACCAACCACCTGGCGCCGTTTCTGCTGACCAACCTGCTGCTGCCCCTGCTGGACGCGGCCGGGCAGGCCCGGATTATCAACGTGGCCTCCGAAGCGCACTGGCTGGGTGAAATCGAACCGGCCCAGACGTTTCGCAACGCCCCGGACAAGTACAGCTCGTTTACGGCCTACTGCGACTCGAAGCTGGCTAACATTCTCTTTACCAGCGAGCTGGCCCACCGCCTGGAGCTCACCGGCATTACGGCCAACTGCCTGCACCCCGGCATTGTGGATACGGGCCTCGTAAACCCGGGCAGCTCCCGGGTCCTGAAGCTGCTCTGGAAGCTGGCCCGCCCCCTGATGGTAACGGCCGAAGTGGGCGCCAAAACCAGCATCTTCCTGGCTACCGACCCCAAAGTAGCCTCCGTCAGTGGGCGCTATTTCAAGAACAGCAAGCCCGCCCGCACCTCCTCGACGGCCCAGAACCGGGCCGAAGCCAGCCGGCTGTGGCGCATTTCGGAAGAAGAAGCGGGCCTGGAGTAA
- a CDS encoding AlbA family DNA-binding domain-containing protein, whose translation MSELQELIRHGEGERLEFKKKTTHPTRISRTLASLANTHGGRVLVGVDDDGRIVGVRDAEEEMYVLRLAAEQYIDPPIPLNFKEVEEEGRTVLIVTVRESTHKPHRAQVAEGDWRGYVRVRDESVQTSGLTEKMLERQQPQQQLEKLPLNRHELAVLDYLRKHPRITLAQYMRLGNLGRRRAYQTLIKLTLHGYIRHHDKEKEPYYTL comes from the coding sequence ATGTCAGAACTACAGGAACTCATCCGGCACGGGGAGGGTGAACGGCTGGAATTCAAGAAGAAAACCACCCACCCGACCCGCATTTCCCGCACCCTGGCTTCCCTGGCCAACACCCACGGCGGCCGGGTGCTGGTGGGCGTCGACGACGACGGGCGCATCGTGGGCGTGCGCGACGCGGAAGAGGAAATGTACGTGCTGCGCCTGGCCGCCGAGCAGTACATTGACCCGCCTATTCCGCTCAATTTCAAGGAGGTGGAGGAAGAAGGCCGCACCGTGCTGATTGTGACCGTGCGCGAAAGTACCCACAAGCCCCACCGGGCCCAGGTAGCCGAGGGCGACTGGCGGGGCTACGTACGGGTGCGCGACGAGAGCGTGCAAACCAGCGGCCTGACCGAGAAAATGTTGGAGCGGCAGCAGCCTCAGCAGCAGCTGGAAAAGCTGCCCCTCAACCGCCACGAGCTGGCCGTGCTCGACTACCTGCGCAAGCATCCGCGCATCACCCTAGCCCAGTACATGCGCCTGGGCAACCTGGGCAGGCGCCGGGCCTATCAGACCCTCATTAAGCTCACCTTGCACGGCTACATCCGTCACCACGACAAGGAAAAAGAGCCCTACTACACGCTCTAA
- a CDS encoding DinB family protein translates to MSTTERPIEGQYLPYYDTYIRHIPAGAAPLYMLEKLPDALHQAVGQLTDEQARFAYAPGKWTIKEVLVHVIDTERIFAYRALRMARNDKTDLPGFEQDDYVPASEANERTMSSILEEYAAVRAATIALFRSFSETQLARTGSANGGPASVRALLFIIPGHELHHLSILRERYFPAMS, encoded by the coding sequence ATGTCCACCACCGAGCGGCCCATCGAAGGCCAGTATTTGCCCTACTACGACACCTACATCCGCCACATTCCCGCGGGCGCCGCCCCGCTCTACATGCTGGAAAAGCTGCCCGACGCCCTGCACCAGGCCGTGGGCCAGCTCACCGACGAGCAGGCGCGCTTTGCCTACGCCCCCGGCAAGTGGACCATCAAGGAAGTGCTGGTCCACGTCATCGATACCGAGCGGATTTTTGCCTACCGCGCCCTGCGCATGGCCCGCAATGATAAAACCGATTTGCCCGGTTTCGAGCAGGACGACTACGTGCCCGCCTCCGAGGCCAACGAGCGGACGATGAGCAGCATCCTGGAGGAGTACGCCGCCGTGCGGGCCGCCACTATTGCGTTGTTTCGGTCGTTTTCGGAAACCCAGCTGGCGCGCACGGGCTCGGCCAACGGCGGCCCGGCCAGCGTGCGGGCCCTGCTCTTCATCATTCCCGGCCACGAGCTACACCACCTGAGCATCCTGCGCGAGCGGTATTTTCCGGCCATGAGCTAA
- a CDS encoding YkvA family protein, with amino-acid sequence MSSLAEKGLSISKNALFSVFINRAGRLLGRPFKVVLVLNEVANKLADKKSGDNKFKQLLDVMLTVVRLVKSYVSGSYRQIEPQTILSGLGVLLYTLSPIDLVPDFIPVVGFLDDLSLMSWFVGAFQGEITRFREWEQTHAGEAQEAEKDLVPAAVAVDTTKATPAVAELGHS; translated from the coding sequence ATGTCGTCACTCGCCGAAAAAGGTCTGTCCATTTCCAAGAATGCCCTGTTTAGCGTTTTTATAAACCGTGCCGGCCGCCTGCTGGGCCGCCCGTTTAAAGTAGTGCTGGTGCTCAACGAAGTAGCCAACAAGCTGGCCGACAAAAAAAGCGGCGACAACAAATTCAAGCAGCTGCTGGACGTGATGCTGACCGTGGTGCGCCTGGTGAAAAGCTACGTGAGCGGCTCCTACCGCCAGATTGAACCCCAGACCATTCTCTCCGGCCTGGGCGTGCTGCTCTACACCCTCTCGCCCATCGACCTGGTGCCCGACTTTATCCCCGTGGTCGGCTTTCTGGACGATTTGAGCCTGATGAGCTGGTTTGTGGGCGCCTTCCAGGGCGAAATCACCCGGTTCCGGGAGTGGGAGCAAACCCACGCCGGCGAGGCCCAGGAAGCCGAAAAGGACCTGGTGCCCGCTGCCGTAGCCGTGGATACCACCAAAGCCACCCCCGCCGTAGCCGAGCTGGGTCATTCCTAA
- a CDS encoding S46 family peptidase, which produces MRITTRLALLALTLLSFGPAARADEGMWLPLLLKQLNEADMQSKGLKLTAEQIYSVNQGSLKDAVVQFGGGCTGEIVSDQGLLLTNHHCGYSQIQQHSSVEKDYLTNGYWAMNRDQELPNPGLTATFIVRMEDVTSQVLAGVPTSSVAEADREKLVQANIARVAQAAVQGTHYEAFIRPFYNGNEYYLFVTEVFEDIRLVGAPPSSIGKFGGDTDNWAWPRHTGDFSMFRIYAGPDNKPAPYSKDNRPFKPRHHLPISLSGIKPGDFTLVFGFPGRTNEYLTSWGVDEVYSLSNPAKIKVRDAKLRLLDQDMRASDKVRIQYAAKYASIANYWKKWIGETRGLKKLDAVTRKKEQEAKFTQWAQNGTEAQKAAYGPLLPELEKNYRAVRDYTLARDYVTEAALGVELLAHANSLLPLLDLAEKKAPAADVATAVGKAKKGIVGFFRNYSLPTDQKVAAALLPLYAEGTPAALLPEYVKTLQKQYAGKTGWATYVTALYGKSRLTTEASTQTVLDEVGQGNVKALSDDPAVQLIRAIIANYRANILPNYTTYTDNITLLQRTYVAGLRQMQTDRKFYPDANSTLRVAYGQVATYEPADGVKYDYYTTLDGIMEKADPTNPDFEVPARLAELYKNKDYGPYAQNGTVPVAFIATNHTTGGNSGSPVINGRGELIGINFDRNWEGTMSDIMFDPDRVRNITLDVRYMLFVVDKYAGAGHLVKEMTLVGGPNGAATPEAGKEVKKMKVKRKEKEKA; this is translated from the coding sequence ATGCGCATTACTACCCGGCTAGCGCTACTGGCCCTTACCCTCCTTTCCTTCGGGCCCGCGGCCCGCGCCGACGAAGGCATGTGGCTGCCGCTGCTGCTCAAGCAGCTCAACGAGGCCGATATGCAAAGCAAGGGCCTCAAGCTCACCGCCGAGCAGATTTACAGCGTCAACCAGGGTAGCCTCAAGGATGCCGTGGTGCAGTTCGGCGGGGGCTGCACCGGCGAAATTGTTTCCGACCAGGGCCTGCTGCTCACCAACCACCACTGCGGCTACAGCCAGATTCAGCAGCACTCTTCCGTCGAGAAAGACTACCTGACCAACGGCTACTGGGCCATGAACCGGGACCAGGAACTGCCCAACCCGGGGCTCACGGCCACCTTTATCGTCCGGATGGAAGACGTGACCAGCCAAGTGCTGGCCGGCGTGCCGACCAGTTCTGTTGCCGAAGCTGACCGCGAAAAGCTGGTGCAGGCCAACATTGCCCGCGTAGCCCAGGCCGCCGTGCAGGGCACCCACTACGAGGCGTTTATCCGGCCCTTTTACAACGGCAACGAGTACTACCTGTTCGTCACGGAAGTTTTCGAGGACATCCGCCTGGTGGGCGCCCCGCCGAGCAGCATCGGCAAATTCGGCGGCGACACCGACAACTGGGCCTGGCCCCGCCACACCGGCGACTTCTCGATGTTCCGCATCTACGCCGGGCCCGACAACAAGCCCGCCCCATACTCCAAGGACAACCGGCCCTTCAAGCCCCGCCACCACCTGCCCATCTCGCTCAGCGGCATCAAGCCCGGCGACTTTACCTTGGTCTTCGGCTTCCCCGGCCGCACCAACGAATACCTTACTTCCTGGGGCGTGGATGAGGTATATTCCCTCTCGAACCCGGCCAAAATCAAGGTGCGCGACGCCAAGCTCCGCCTGCTCGACCAGGACATGCGGGCCTCCGACAAGGTTCGGATTCAGTACGCGGCCAAATATGCTAGCATTGCCAACTACTGGAAAAAGTGGATTGGTGAAACCCGGGGCCTGAAGAAGCTCGACGCCGTAACCCGCAAAAAAGAGCAGGAAGCCAAGTTTACGCAGTGGGCCCAAAACGGTACCGAGGCCCAGAAAGCCGCCTACGGCCCCCTGCTGCCCGAGCTGGAGAAAAACTACCGCGCCGTGCGCGACTATACCCTGGCCCGGGACTATGTAACCGAAGCGGCCCTGGGCGTGGAGCTGCTGGCCCACGCCAACAGCCTGCTCCCGCTACTGGACCTGGCCGAGAAAAAAGCCCCGGCCGCCGACGTGGCCACCGCCGTGGGCAAAGCTAAAAAGGGCATTGTGGGCTTTTTCCGCAACTATTCCCTACCCACCGACCAGAAAGTAGCCGCCGCCCTGCTCCCGCTCTACGCCGAGGGCACGCCCGCGGCATTGCTGCCCGAGTACGTAAAGACGCTGCAGAAGCAGTATGCGGGCAAAACCGGCTGGGCTACCTACGTTACTGCGCTCTACGGCAAGTCGCGCCTGACCACCGAGGCCAGCACCCAGACCGTGCTCGACGAGGTAGGGCAAGGCAACGTTAAGGCCCTCAGTGACGACCCCGCCGTGCAGCTCATCCGCGCCATTATTGCCAACTACCGCGCGAATATTCTGCCCAACTATACCACTTACACCGACAACATTACCCTGTTGCAGCGCACCTACGTGGCCGGCCTGCGCCAGATGCAGACCGACCGTAAGTTCTACCCCGACGCCAACTCCACCCTGCGCGTGGCCTACGGGCAGGTGGCTACCTATGAGCCCGCCGACGGCGTGAAGTACGACTACTACACCACCCTGGACGGCATCATGGAAAAGGCCGACCCCACCAACCCCGACTTCGAAGTGCCGGCCCGCCTGGCGGAGCTGTACAAAAACAAGGACTACGGCCCCTACGCCCAGAACGGCACCGTGCCCGTGGCCTTTATTGCCACCAACCACACCACCGGCGGCAACTCCGGCTCCCCCGTCATCAACGGCCGCGGCGAGCTGATCGGCATCAACTTCGACCGGAACTGGGAAGGCACCATGAGCGACATTATGTTCGACCCCGACCGGGTGCGCAACATCACTCTCGACGTGCGCTACATGCTCTTCGTGGTCGACAAATACGCCGGCGCCGGCCACTTGGTCAAAGAAATGACCCTGGTGGGCGGGCCCAATGGCGCGGCTACGCCGGAAGCGGGCAAGGAGGTGAAGAAGATGAAAGTGAAGCGGAAGGAGAAGGAAAAGGCCTAG
- a CDS encoding metal-dependent hydrolase family protein, which produces MPAVNTSLRQLLAGSLLLLTFAATAQTTPPAPALLLRPAAVFDGETMHPGWVVLVEGATIKAAGPAAQISAPAGARTVELPGQTLLPGLIEGHSHLLLHPYNETTWNDQVLLESQALRVARATAHARATLLAGYTTTRDLGTEGADYADVGLKQAIDQGFIPGPRLLVATRALVATGSYGPKLSVDVEVPQGAQEADGTDGIVRAVREQIGKGADIIKVYADYRWGKGEPSRPTFSQEELTLIVQTARGAGRPVVAHASTPEGMRRATLAGVETIEHGDGGTLEVFKLMKQRGVALCPTVAAGDAISQYQGWKKGQGTEPERIQQKRLSVQAARKAGVTLAVGGDVGVFRHGDNSREAELLVQEYGFSPLEVVQAQTSGNARIFHLLDRGRIQPGLLADLVAVAGDPTQQITALREVKLVVKGGVVYKE; this is translated from the coding sequence ATGCCCGCTGTAAATACCTCGCTCCGCCAACTGCTCGCCGGCAGCTTGCTCCTGCTGACTTTCGCCGCTACCGCCCAAACAACCCCGCCGGCCCCCGCTCTGCTGCTGCGCCCCGCCGCCGTCTTCGACGGCGAAACCATGCACCCGGGCTGGGTGGTACTGGTGGAAGGCGCCACCATCAAGGCCGCCGGCCCGGCTGCCCAAATCAGCGCGCCGGCCGGGGCGCGCACGGTGGAATTGCCGGGCCAAACCCTGCTGCCGGGCCTGATTGAGGGTCATTCCCACCTCTTGCTCCACCCCTACAACGAAACTACCTGGAACGACCAAGTCCTGCTCGAGTCGCAGGCGCTGCGGGTAGCCCGGGCCACGGCCCACGCCCGCGCCACGCTGCTGGCCGGCTACACCACCACCCGTGACCTGGGCACCGAAGGCGCCGACTACGCCGACGTGGGCCTCAAACAAGCCATTGATCAGGGCTTTATTCCCGGTCCGCGCCTGCTGGTGGCTACCCGGGCGCTGGTGGCTACCGGCAGCTACGGCCCCAAGCTTTCCGTGGACGTGGAAGTGCCCCAGGGCGCCCAGGAAGCCGACGGCACCGATGGCATCGTGCGAGCCGTGCGGGAGCAGATCGGCAAAGGCGCCGACATCATCAAGGTGTACGCCGACTACCGCTGGGGCAAGGGCGAACCGTCCCGCCCCACGTTTTCCCAGGAAGAGCTAACCCTGATTGTGCAAACCGCCCGGGGCGCCGGCCGGCCCGTGGTGGCCCACGCCTCCACGCCCGAGGGCATGCGCCGGGCCACGCTGGCCGGCGTCGAAACCATCGAGCACGGCGACGGGGGCACGCTGGAGGTGTTCAAGCTCATGAAGCAGCGCGGCGTGGCCCTGTGCCCTACCGTGGCCGCCGGCGACGCTATTTCCCAGTACCAGGGCTGGAAAAAAGGCCAGGGAACCGAGCCCGAGCGAATTCAGCAGAAGCGCCTGAGCGTACAGGCTGCCCGCAAGGCTGGCGTCACGTTGGCCGTGGGCGGCGACGTCGGCGTGTTCCGCCACGGCGACAACAGCCGCGAAGCCGAGCTGCTGGTGCAGGAATACGGCTTTTCGCCCCTGGAAGTAGTGCAGGCCCAAACGAGCGGCAACGCCCGCATCTTCCACCTGCTCGACCGGGGCCGGATCCAGCCCGGCCTGCTCGCCGACTTAGTAGCGGTAGCAGGTGACCCCACCCAGCAGATTACCGCCCTGCGCGAGGTAAAGCTGGTGGTAAAAGGCGGCGTGGTGTACAAGGAATAA